From Coraliomargarita parva, one genomic window encodes:
- a CDS encoding cell wall hydrolase — translation MPATQTHGLTRLLKGLACAAGIFVAGPQVVHAEVTDYERQIIASVLVLEAANQGEIGMRAVLHVIDNRASGNPERAIGQVARRKAFSCLNGITSQRNPDYGPAIGRAMQDRTWTLARKLVDDYVAGRLGPDLTGGATHYCIHPPASWQAQMEFKVKIGQHSFYREG, via the coding sequence ATGCCAGCAACCCAGACACACGGACTGACGCGTTTGCTCAAAGGACTCGCTTGTGCAGCCGGTATTTTTGTAGCCGGACCTCAAGTGGTACATGCGGAAGTGACGGATTATGAGCGTCAAATCATTGCCTCCGTCCTAGTGTTGGAGGCGGCAAATCAGGGGGAGATCGGGATGCGAGCAGTTTTGCACGTTATCGACAACCGTGCCTCGGGGAATCCGGAACGAGCGATCGGCCAAGTGGCCCGCCGCAAAGCCTTTTCCTGTCTGAACGGGATCACTTCCCAACGAAATCCGGACTACGGTCCTGCGATTGGACGCGCGATGCAGGATCGTACCTGGACGCTGGCCCGTAAATTGGTCGATGACTATGTTGCCGGACGCCTGGGACCGGATCTTACCGGGGGTGCGACCCATTACTGCATCCATCCGCCAGCCAGCTGGCAGGCTCAGATGGAATTCAAGGTTAAGATCGGCCAGCACTCGTTCTACCGCGAGGGCTAG
- a CDS encoding alpha-amylase family glycosyl hydrolase encodes MIKSVSREQLRIVRRRLSALYGGRADKLLERFFMMIGRYGVGAIESLTDNGKWDERDSVLITYADTVRDPERGSPLNALTQFSNKNLKGAIRTIHLLPFYPWSSDDGFSVIDYRKVAEENGTWSDVEKLGKEFDLMFDLVLNHCSAKSSWFKDFVAGIEPARHYFLDMDPDLDYSDVVRPRTSPLLTTTRTRDGDAHVWTTFSADQVDLNWQNPDVLFEFIDILFLYISMGMRIVRFDAVAFCWKQLGTNCIHLPETHEIVKLFHDIIDIVAPRTILLTETNVPHEENVSYFGYGDEAHMVYQFSLPPLLLHGLATGNASYLTRWASELAPPPEGCTFFNFTASHDGVGVRPVEGLLPEKEKMKLIKHVEQSGGKINWRTMPDGSKQPYELNVTYFSALANTGDPELGVARFLCSQALMLSLRGIPGIYFHSLVGTENDLEGVESSGINRRINRHKYDMTELKAHLSEPKAKRVFDTYLKMLRRRAGHPAFHPDAEQHVFDIDPELFVHSRISLNRDEVVFCIYNFSDQAKAITNPADTELLKKTKSFYDILSGKTHGSGKKGIKLAPYQALWLVPRS; translated from the coding sequence ATGATCAAGTCAGTATCTAGAGAACAACTACGCATCGTACGTCGCCGTCTCAGCGCGCTGTATGGCGGACGTGCGGACAAGTTGCTGGAGCGCTTTTTCATGATGATCGGGCGTTACGGGGTGGGGGCGATTGAATCCCTGACCGACAACGGGAAGTGGGACGAGCGTGACAGCGTGCTCATCACCTATGCGGACACGGTCCGTGACCCCGAGCGCGGCAGTCCGCTGAACGCACTGACCCAGTTTTCGAACAAGAACCTGAAGGGAGCGATCCGTACGATCCATTTGCTACCGTTTTACCCCTGGTCGTCGGACGACGGATTCTCGGTGATCGACTACCGGAAGGTGGCCGAGGAGAACGGGACATGGTCTGATGTCGAGAAGCTGGGCAAAGAGTTCGACCTGATGTTCGACCTGGTGCTCAACCACTGCTCTGCGAAGAGCAGCTGGTTCAAGGACTTCGTCGCTGGGATCGAACCGGCACGCCACTACTTTCTGGATATGGATCCGGATCTGGACTATTCGGATGTCGTGCGTCCACGAACCTCCCCGCTGTTGACCACCACCCGGACGCGTGACGGAGATGCCCATGTCTGGACCACATTCTCGGCAGACCAGGTGGACTTGAACTGGCAGAACCCTGACGTGCTGTTCGAGTTCATCGACATACTTTTCCTCTACATCTCGATGGGCATGCGGATTGTCCGCTTTGATGCGGTTGCCTTTTGTTGGAAGCAACTGGGGACGAATTGTATCCATCTTCCGGAGACGCATGAAATCGTGAAGCTCTTTCACGATATCATAGACATCGTGGCTCCCCGCACCATCCTGCTGACCGAAACCAACGTGCCACACGAGGAGAATGTGAGCTACTTTGGCTACGGTGACGAGGCTCACATGGTCTACCAATTCAGTCTGCCGCCATTACTTCTCCACGGTCTGGCTACCGGAAATGCCAGTTATCTGACAAGGTGGGCGAGCGAGTTGGCACCGCCGCCGGAAGGCTGCACCTTCTTTAACTTTACCGCCAGCCACGACGGCGTCGGGGTCCGTCCCGTCGAAGGACTGCTTCCTGAGAAGGAGAAGATGAAGCTGATCAAGCACGTTGAGCAATCGGGCGGTAAGATCAACTGGCGTACGATGCCCGACGGGAGCAAGCAGCCCTATGAATTGAATGTCACTTACTTCTCGGCATTGGCCAATACCGGGGATCCGGAGTTGGGTGTCGCCCGATTCCTTTGCTCCCAAGCCTTGATGCTCTCGCTTCGCGGCATTCCCGGAATCTACTTCCACAGCCTGGTCGGTACCGAAAACGATCTGGAAGGAGTCGAGTCGAGCGGAATCAACCGTCGCATCAACCGGCACAAGTATGACATGACCGAGTTGAAAGCGCATCTGTCAGAGCCCAAGGCGAAGCGGGTCTTTGATACTTACCTGAAGATGCTGCGCCGTCGAGCCGGCCATCCGGCCTTCCATCCGGATGCGGAACAGCACGTTTTCGACATTGATCCGGAGCTGTTTGTGCACAGCCGCATCTCTCTCAACCGGGACGAGGTCGTCTTCTGCATCTATAATTTCAGCGACCAAGCAAAGGCGATTACCAATCCGGCGGACACCGAATTGCTGAAAAAGACCAAGAGCTTCTACGACATCCTTTCCGGAAAAACGCATGGTTCCGGCAAAAAAGGCATCAAGCTGGCCCCTTATCAGGCGCTGTGGTTGGTGCCCCGAAGCTGA
- the sufU gene encoding Fe-S cluster assembly sulfur transfer protein SufU produces MSDGDLHDLYQEIILDHNKRPRHYGVLSGYTHTAEGYNPLCGDKVNVYLKLVDGQVEAVQFEAAACAICKASASMMTETLSGKSLEEAERLTGRVTEILTTETGTDLSVDGEVAALAGVRKFPARVKCASLPWHTYEAALKGEARAVTE; encoded by the coding sequence ATGAGTGACGGCGATCTGCACGACCTGTATCAGGAGATCATTCTCGACCACAACAAGCGGCCGAGGCATTACGGCGTACTCAGCGGTTACACGCATACGGCGGAAGGCTACAACCCGCTTTGTGGCGACAAGGTGAATGTGTACCTGAAACTGGTGGATGGACAGGTCGAAGCCGTGCAATTCGAGGCCGCCGCCTGTGCGATTTGTAAGGCTTCTGCGTCCATGATGACGGAGACGCTGTCTGGAAAGTCACTGGAAGAAGCCGAGCGCCTGACCGGGCGTGTCACGGAGATCCTGACGACCGAGACCGGCACGGATTTGTCTGTGGATGGGGAAGTGGCGGCGTTGGCCGGGGTGCGGAAGTTTCCGGCCCGAGTCAAATGTGCCAGCTTGCCCTGGCATACTTACGAAGCCGCGCTGAAGGGGGAAGCCCGGGCGGTGACTGAATA